The Salvelinus sp. IW2-2015 linkage group LG32, ASM291031v2, whole genome shotgun sequence genome includes the window TATACTATAAGTGGCTATCATATTAAACACAATGAAGTTAATTATGCAGGTAGTCATACATTTTAAACCAgcgatctttttttttttttttaagtctaccACGTTTCTCAATATTCTTATAGCCTTTTAATTTAAAGTCTTTTTAGaagaaaatacaatacaaaaatgcaataaatatctTTATTTTGAATAACCAAGACAGtacttaaaaatgtaaaaatcttaACCGGACAATATAACGTACTCGTCACCTTAAAGCATCTGGTAGTCCATCTATCTTCATTAAATTGTCATCTCTTACAATttcatttacatatttttgtttcACAACTTTAAAGCTACAGTACTGGTAAATAATATATTCAAGCTGTATCAATAGCAGAACTGGAAAACATCTAGAAAAGTTCAGGAAGTTGGCATCTGTAGTATAACACGGTATTATTCTGGTTTGATGTTCATTACTCTTGTTCATGGTTGACAAATAGTCCTGCCTCCCATCTCTGAGCCATGGCATTCTTTTTCCTTGGTCCTGGGGAGAGGGATTCTGGGAACTGGGGGAAAGAGTTTCACCTGTAAAACTGCATGCAGTTTCCAGTTTCAAGGTGAAAATGGATGGTGATTAAAATGGTTAATGGCAAAATATCGGAAAATGTAATGAACTGACTTAAACATGAGCACATGAAATGTTATTTAATGAGGCATTCTGACTACATTTCGTGAGGCAATCAGATGACAAAAGCATTAATCTAGCCTGGTCATGTTTGGCAATTTGACATGACAACAGCACAGGGGAATTGATCAAGCACACACATTTTATCAGGTGACTAGGCTAGCATCTGTTTTTTACACAAATTCTGTTCATCTTGAATTATTATTGGAGGAGATAGGAGACATACCCTATGGTCACATGACAGGGTGGAGCGGTCCAGCTTTCGAGTCCTTGATGGTGATGAAGGGGAAGACACACATTTCAGTGGCACTTctggaaaaaagagagaaagaattaaTACTCATTCATTCATATGCTTAGAGACATATCATGAATTTGGACTAATTGGGAATGAGAAGCTCAGGATATTCTAAGTATGCTCTAAGTCTAAGGCAGGTAAGATGAAAAGATCAGCTGTTGAGTCAGAAAAATACAACTAATGATGCAATGAAAACACAACACAGCTACAAACCACAAACTCTTTTCCATAATGACCATGTGTAACAGtgttccttccatccctctcctcacccctacctgggctcgaaccagggaccctctgcacacatcgacaacagtcaacCTCGGAgcaccgttacccatcgctccacaaaagagcaagggaaacaactacttaaAGGTCTCAGCGAGATCTGTCACCGAATGAAactctattagcgcgcaccccgataactagttagccatttcacaaCGGTTACACATGCACATCATTGTTAATCAGCACATACCTGCTTTATCAAAGCTCAGGTTATCAAGGAGGTTGGGGGACACCAGGACGGTGTCGTACTTCTCCCTGGTCTGCATCTGGCTCTTctgcctcctccactcctcctccctctgcttcaCCATCTTAATCTCCTGGTCCACCAGGGACATGGAGCTCCGCGAGCGCAGCTTGAAGAAGGGGTTGTTGACAAATGTGCTCTCCTGGGTCTCCTGGCAGGAGGCCGAGCTCAGGCAGAACTCAGAGGCACTCCGGATGATCAGGTTGGACGTCTCCAAAATGATGACATTGGCTGACGTCTCCAAGGGCCACTCACTGTACCTGCTGGGCCCCGGAGATAGCAAGGATCCCCGGGTGCGGTGCCTCGGGCTGGTGGGGTAGGAGTCCGGCTCCAGGATGATAACATTTTGGGCGGTCATCTCATGGTAGGTTGCACCCCTTGGTGTGGGCGATGGGGAGGTGGATATGGAGACGGTTGGGGTCTTTGCGTTGGGAGACCTCAAAGGCCTGCATCCGGGATCACTAGACTCAAACATCTTCCGTTTCTcttccacctcatggcaaagGCCTTTGCCGTACTTGCCGGGGTAGAGAGTAGTTGGTCGGGTTTTGGAATGTGCAGATGATTCTCCAGCTTGACCCTGTTTGGCAATCTCTCTTTCACGCCTGAAGTTCTCCTCACGCTCTATGGTCTGTCGTATCTCCCGTTCGACAGGGTTGTCTGAGTCCTCGTAAAGGGACCTGTAGCTGAAGTCATCCATACCTGAGTCTTCTGAACATGGGCTGAACTGAGTGTGTTGAAAGTCACCAAGGGCAAGGCTGTCAATTTCGGGGTCCCTCCTGGGTCGGTCAATGTTCCTGACGGGTGTGTACATGGCGCTGTGACCTCCCTGGCACGTCCCCTGCTGTCTGACAGTGGGCTGGTGGACCTGGACCTCTCCTTGGGTCTGCTCCTCCATTTGGCGCCACTGCTTCCGAACCCCCTGGAAGTCCACATGCTCTGTACTAATGTTCTTGCTCTTCATTTCTTGTATCACACAGTAGTCTTGAGGAACCTTCTTGTCGGGGTCACAGCTTGCAGAAGAGCTTGCAGATGTAGAACGACTCACTTTGCGAGTCCTGCCTTGGCTgacctcttcttcatcctctGGAATTTTGGATAAGCCCTGGAACTTGCCAGAGGACATGTCTTGGATCTCGCATTCTGTCGGGCAATCGGGTTGTTCAAGAACGCAAGGACTATCTCCAGTTTCACCTTTGGCCCACTTCTCTGCCTCCCCTGCGGCTCTGTCCTTCTCGAGCACCTCTTGAGCATTTCCATCACAACCTTCCTCCTTGTTGACTGTAGAGGCAAAAGTGGACCTCCACTGGTCGTCAGCCTCGCTATCTGATGACACGATGGCCATTTCTACCTGGAGACAGTCACTCAGGTCGTCTCGGTCAAGGTCGTGACAG containing:
- the LOC111956531 gene encoding uncharacterized protein — its product is METSQLSDMANLTDYKMDSGETEDQRRLLSESEEECDREPFAEYRGTKENIKTSVDEPDEDDESGEVKREEEETHNFETRRNDFSLTQLLNSSSIFGSESICKVEDLLAQGHLGNSSPSEVTVTQESILEQRIREEVSSDVSTGSCHDLDRDDLSDCLQVEMAIVSSDSEADDQWRSTFASTVNKEEGCDGNAQEVLEKDRAAGEAEKWAKGETGDSPCVLEQPDCPTECEIQDMSSGKFQGLSKIPEDEEEVSQGRTRKVSRSTSASSSASCDPDKKVPQDYCVIQEMKSKNISTEHVDFQGVRKQWRQMEEQTQGEVQVHQPTVRQQGTCQGGHSAMYTPVRNIDRPRRDPEIDSLALGDFQHTQFSPCSEDSGMDDFSYRSLYEDSDNPVEREIRQTIEREENFRREREIAKQGQAGESSAHSKTRPTTLYPGKYGKGLCHEVEEKRKMFESSDPGCRPLRSPNAKTPTVSISTSPSPTPRGATYHEMTAQNVIILEPDSYPTSPRHRTRGSLLSPGPSRYSEWPLETSANVIILETSNLIIRSASEFCLSSASCQETQESTFVNNPFFKLRSRSSMSLVDQEIKMVKQREEEWRRQKSQMQTREKYDTVLVSPNLLDNLSFDKAEVPLKCVSSPSSPSRTRKLDRSTLSCDHRFPESLSPGPRKKNAMAQRWEAGLFVNHEQE